A segment of the Catenuloplanes nepalensis genome:
CCTCTACCATCCCGAGGTGCCGGACGTGGACATGTTCCTGCGTCCCTCCGGCGAGCAGCGCATCTCGAACTTCCTGCTCTGGCAGTCCGCCTACGCCGAGCTGGTCTACCTGGACACGCTCTGGCCCGACTTCGACCGTCGCCACCTGTGGTACGCGTGTGAGCTCTACGCCCAGCGGGACCGTCGTTTCGGCGGCGCGCTGCCCAACCCGGTCCCGCCGCCCAAGCCGGAGAATGACTGATCGCTCAGTTGGTTTGTGCGCCATCCGAAGACGGGACCTTCCAGCCAGCCTCCGATGTGGACGACCCCTATGCTGTCGCGGACCGATTCCCGCGAAGGAAAGGTTCATCCATGGAAGGTGTGGAGCGTCCCGTCTGGGCACCGGACGAGGTCGACCTGACCAAGCCCAGCGTCGCGCGCGTCTACGACTACTACCTGGGCGGATCGCACAACTTCGCGGTGGACCGGGCGTTCGCCGCCAAGGTCCTGGAGGCGATGCCGGACCTGCCCAAGCACGCGCAGGAGAACCGTGCGTTCCTGCGCCGCGCGGTCCGGGCGCTGGTCGCCGAGGGCATCGACCAGTTCGTCGACCTCGGCTCCGGCATACCCACGGTCGGCAACGTGCACGAGGTGGCGCAGGCGCTCAACCCGGACGCGCGTATCGCGTACGTGGACTGGGACCCGGTCGCGCTCGCGCACAGCCGCGCGATCCTGGCCGACAACCCGAACGCGACCGTGGTCGCCGGTGACCTGCGCCGCCCGGCCGAGCTGCTGGACGAGCCCGCGCTGGACAAGGCCGTCGATCTCAGCCGCCCGGTCGCGGTGCTGATCGTCTCCGTGCTGCACTTCGTGCCGGACGACGATAAGCCGGAGGAGATCGTGGCGACGATGGCGCGGAGCGTGGCGCCGGGCAGTTTCGTGGTCATCTCGCACGCCAGCAACGACCGGTCCGGG
Coding sequences within it:
- a CDS encoding SAM-dependent methyltransferase → MERPVWAPDEVDLTKPSVARVYDYYLGGSHNFAVDRAFAAKVLEAMPDLPKHAQENRAFLRRAVRALVAEGIDQFVDLGSGIPTVGNVHEVAQALNPDARIAYVDWDPVALAHSRAILADNPNATVVAGDLRRPAELLDEPALDKAVDLSRPVAVLIVSVLHFVPDDDKPEEIVATMARSVAPGSFVVISHASNDRSGQPDQAEKAEEIYNRTASPFRMRDRHEIAALFGDLEMVHPGVVQMPLWRPDSPEDVGPDAATYPGFAGVARTR